In one window of Moraxella osloensis DNA:
- the tnpC gene encoding IS66 family transposase, translating to MTTAHPSDPIAPSYADLLAQNARLQQQLDAQKQHYQQQAAQLKQQYQQQMDAQRQQYEAKLARINQELIDAIAKQQRLIHRLFRQKSEGLTPKQTHLNQETALEDLALLEQAHDNFLANLSDDERAKLPASKPINTQNDSTDIQSKKPTQPRRQKRIVIPDNLDIHTIIHEPPSITCECGCQMTQMGQDVQDKLGFKPKQFYRERHVYPKYTCRNAQCHREKLVQAKTEPQIIDKSIATPELLAHILISKYADHLPLYRQSLIYQRSGVYLSDSTLADWVGRCGVQLRFLVNRLIKLMLIQPIVHADETPVKVLNGYGMKDAKGKLKQGYVWAYVTPKHSPIKAVVYDFAQGRGSEHPNAFLKGFKGKLICDGYNGYKPLFGRGVIEVGCMAHARRKFHELHVTGQSLISIEALELFQSLYAVECEIDERFEKNQTPMPRDAQIVRQIRQQKAKPIADRLYAWLQQKRLGTTKNADITKAIEYCLKRWQALTRYLDDGNLPIDNNWAENQMRPWALGRKNWLFAGSLESGQRAANVMSLVQSARLNGLDPYAYLADVLRRLPTHKDKFIDDLLPHVWKPPQ from the coding sequence ATGACCACCGCCCACCCATCCGACCCAATTGCGCCAAGCTATGCTGATTTATTAGCCCAAAACGCTCGGCTTCAACAGCAGCTTGACGCACAAAAACAACATTACCAACAGCAAGCAGCGCAACTCAAACAGCAATACCAACAACAAATGGACGCTCAAAGGCAGCAATACGAAGCTAAGCTTGCTCGCATCAACCAAGAGCTCATTGACGCCATTGCCAAACAGCAACGTCTTATTCATCGGCTGTTTAGGCAAAAAAGCGAAGGCTTAACGCCCAAACAAACCCACTTAAACCAAGAAACCGCCCTAGAAGACCTAGCCTTGCTTGAACAAGCCCATGACAACTTCTTAGCCAATCTTAGCGATGACGAGCGAGCCAAACTGCCTGCTAGCAAGCCGATTAACACACAGAACGATAGCACAGACATTCAATCCAAAAAGCCAACTCAGCCTAGACGACAAAAACGCATCGTTATCCCTGACAACCTCGACATTCACACCATCATTCATGAGCCACCGTCAATTACCTGTGAGTGTGGCTGTCAAATGACGCAAATGGGTCAAGATGTTCAAGACAAACTTGGCTTTAAGCCAAAGCAGTTCTACCGTGAGCGTCATGTTTATCCCAAATACACCTGCCGTAATGCTCAGTGTCACCGTGAGAAACTGGTGCAAGCCAAAACCGAGCCTCAAATCATCGACAAAAGCATTGCCACCCCTGAGTTACTCGCTCACATCTTAATCAGTAAATACGCTGACCATCTGCCTTTATACCGCCAAAGCCTGATTTATCAGCGTAGTGGGGTATATTTATCCGATTCAACCTTAGCCGATTGGGTCGGACGCTGTGGGGTGCAGCTTAGGTTTTTAGTTAATCGATTAATCAAACTCATGCTTATTCAGCCAATTGTGCATGCGGATGAAACCCCAGTCAAAGTATTAAATGGCTATGGGATGAAAGATGCTAAAGGCAAGTTAAAGCAAGGCTATGTTTGGGCGTATGTGACCCCAAAGCACAGCCCAATCAAGGCGGTGGTGTATGACTTTGCTCAAGGTCGAGGTAGTGAGCATCCCAATGCGTTTTTAAAAGGCTTTAAGGGTAAGCTTATTTGCGATGGCTATAACGGCTACAAGCCATTATTTGGGCGAGGCGTGATTGAAGTGGGTTGTATGGCCCATGCCAGACGTAAGTTTCATGAGCTTCATGTGACAGGGCAGAGTCTTATTAGTATTGAGGCACTAGAACTGTTTCAATCGCTGTATGCCGTTGAGTGTGAGATTGATGAGCGGTTTGAGAAAAACCAAACCCCAATGCCCAGAGATGCCCAAATCGTTAGACAAATCAGGCAACAGAAGGCAAAGCCAATTGCGGATAGGCTGTATGCGTGGTTACAACAGAAACGCTTAGGTACAACTAAGAATGCTGATATTACCAAGGCAATTGAGTATTGTTTAAAAAGGTGGCAGGCTCTGACACGTTATTTGGATGATGGCAATTTGCCGATTGATAATAATTGGGCAGAGAATCAGATGCGTCCTTGGGCGCTCGGGCGTAAGAATTGGTTGTTCGCAGGGTCGCTTGAGAGCGGTCAGCGGGCGGCGAATGTTATGTCGCTTGTCCAGTCAGCTAGGCTTAATGGTCTTGACCCCTATGCGTATTTGGCAGATGTGCTTAGACGGCTGCCGACGCATAAAGATAAGTTCATTGATGATTTGCTACCTCATGTTTGGAAGCCTCCGCAATAG
- a CDS encoding HigA family addiction module antitoxin, with protein sequence MKNGMRPIHPGEILREDYLAPLEMSANALAKAIGVTPARINEIVREERGITADTALRLAKYFGGNAKFWLNLQTTYELRLAETQDTHFLDKIMPLAFS encoded by the coding sequence ATGAAAAATGGTATGAGACCTATTCATCCAGGTGAAATTTTGCGAGAAGACTATCTTGCACCGCTAGAGATGAGCGCCAATGCCTTAGCGAAGGCTATCGGCGTCACACCTGCCCGTATTAATGAAATCGTGCGCGAGGAACGTGGTATTACTGCTGATACGGCACTACGCCTTGCTAAATATTTTGGTGGTAATGCTAAGTTTTGGCTAAACTTACAAACCACTTACGAGCTACGACTAGCTGAAACCCAAGATACGCATTTTTTAGATAAGATTATGCCATTAGCTTTCAGCTAA
- a CDS encoding ATP-binding protein, with amino-acid sequence MRDKFKNRRWPLLWRTVFLLTIFVVISQVVIYIWVQRSVNEHFEQMDSEIITHAAFNLRKRMVNFNDHIEPFTVSKSQALIDANHLHSSWLDYDLKTLISDKNGNLLSSDPSNFINDLPADFSLLQLLQDYRDQQFMIKINNRDYRAIIVTHQEVLAFIALPIDVHHQYLIQFNRQLSLILIAITLLLVSVAALSVHWGFAPLATIVQKMKGINLQRLDERIVVGDMPLELRPLTESYNSMMVKLESNFESLSRFSDNIAHELRTPIATLSTQTQVMLTKPRESDEYIEQLHHQHDTLKQLSAMINDMLLLAKTQKELSDSQISHVDIESLITKLIDYYEMIAEDREIIFEKSGDFKTVLGDKGLLQRLFANLMSNAIYYAASNSTIMISATVLTSSTSLNAPKDDIQSPEQLWLRITMTNRLDKPLNQIEADKLFERFYRHDKTNTMHSGTGLGLSIVQAIANAHNGKVSITIKDECLFEVAVKLLIAR; translated from the coding sequence ATGAGAGATAAATTTAAGAATCGACGCTGGCCTTTGTTATGGCGTACTGTTTTTTTACTGACAATATTTGTTGTTATCTCTCAAGTTGTTATTTATATATGGGTTCAGCGCTCTGTTAACGAGCACTTTGAGCAAATGGACTCAGAGATTATTACCCATGCAGCTTTTAACCTGCGTAAACGCATGGTGAATTTTAACGATCACATAGAACCTTTTACAGTGTCAAAGTCGCAAGCGCTAATTGATGCCAATCATCTACATTCTTCTTGGTTAGACTATGATTTAAAAACGTTAATATCAGACAAAAACGGCAATTTATTGTCCAGCGATCCCAGTAATTTCATCAATGATCTACCGGCAGATTTTAGCTTGTTACAACTATTGCAGGACTATCGCGATCAGCAGTTTATGATCAAGATAAATAATAGGGATTACCGAGCCATTATCGTTACACATCAAGAGGTTTTGGCATTTATTGCTCTACCTATCGATGTGCATCATCAATATCTTATCCAGTTTAATCGCCAGCTGAGCTTGATACTTATCGCCATTACCTTATTATTGGTTTCAGTAGCAGCACTAAGTGTACACTGGGGTTTTGCTCCCCTAGCTACTATCGTACAAAAGATGAAAGGCATTAATCTTCAAAGGTTAGATGAAAGAATTGTGGTTGGCGATATGCCGTTAGAATTACGTCCACTAACGGAGTCTTATAATTCTATGATGGTCAAGCTTGAAAGTAACTTTGAATCATTATCACGGTTTTCAGACAATATCGCCCATGAGCTACGTACGCCAATAGCGACGCTGAGTACGCAAACGCAAGTCATGTTAACTAAGCCAAGAGAAAGCGACGAATACATTGAGCAATTGCATCATCAGCATGATACGTTAAAGCAGTTATCCGCCATGATTAACGATATGTTATTACTGGCAAAAACTCAAAAAGAGCTGAGTGATTCGCAAATCAGTCATGTCGATATAGAGAGCTTGATCACAAAGCTTATAGATTATTATGAGATGATTGCTGAGGATCGTGAGATAATCTTTGAAAAATCGGGTGATTTTAAAACAGTACTAGGTGATAAAGGCTTATTGCAACGGCTGTTTGCCAACCTGATGTCAAATGCGATTTATTATGCGGCTAGTAATAGCACTATTATGATATCCGCTACTGTCCTCACTTCAAGCACCTCGCTTAATGCGCCAAAAGACGATATTCAATCCCCAGAGCAGCTCTGGTTAAGAATAACTATGACCAACCGTCTAGACAAACCATTAAATCAGATTGAAGCCGATAAACTGTTTGAGCGATTCTATCGTCATGATAAAACGAATACGATGCATTCAGGAACAGGCTTAGGCTTATCTATTGTGCAAGCTATCGCCAATGCTCATAATGGCAAAGTTAGTATTACTATCAAAGATGAGTGTCTTTTTGAGGTTGCTGTAAAGTTGTTGATTGCCAGGTAG
- a CDS encoding recombinase family protein, producing MSLIGYARVSTSEGKQLLDRQVDALTEIGCERIFEDKASGSNSQRKGLDDCLNYLRKGDVLVVLDLDRLGRLASELIKLIDELAENGIGFKAINSPMDTTTPAGRAFLQIQAAFAEMERNIIRQRVKEGIAAARARGRKGGRPRIMTAEKLRYAQHLMQDQTKSIPAICRELGDIPSSTLYHYVTAKGELKKAGVDLLAHE from the coding sequence ATGAGTTTAATTGGTTATGCTCGAGTCTCAACATCGGAAGGAAAACAATTGCTCGATCGTCAAGTTGATGCGTTAACAGAAATCGGCTGTGAGCGAATTTTTGAAGACAAAGCATCAGGCAGTAATTCCCAACGTAAAGGATTGGATGATTGTCTAAACTATTTGAGAAAAGGCGATGTGTTGGTTGTACTTGATTTGGATAGGTTAGGGCGGTTAGCCAGTGAGCTTATTAAACTGATTGATGAACTAGCTGAAAATGGCATTGGCTTTAAAGCGATCAATTCACCGATGGATACCACCACCCCTGCAGGTCGAGCATTTTTGCAGATTCAAGCCGCGTTTGCTGAGATGGAGCGTAACATTATCCGCCAGCGGGTGAAAGAGGGGATTGCGGCTGCTAGGGCTCGGGGGCGTAAAGGTGGCAGGCCCAGAATCATGACGGCTGAGAAACTTCGTTATGCTCAGCATCTGATGCAAGACCAAACCAAAAGTATTCCGGCGATTTGTAGGGAGCTGGGCGATATTCCCAGTAGTACGCTATATCACTATGTAACAGCGAAAGGGGAGTTGAAGAAAGCGGGAGTGGATTTGTTAGCACATGAATAA
- a CDS encoding transposase: MATNKPRRKTYSDEFKEFLVQEAISSGRSIASIARDNGINQNLLHNWKREQKAKQAQTDQIPALIDNDAYRNTPTFIPVSVQPKPNREQITDFITSRSSVLTGIELQIPSHNTMPIKLTIDQIDTHSLLELLRGLQ; the protein is encoded by the coding sequence ATGGCAACCAACAAACCCAGACGCAAGACCTACAGTGACGAATTCAAAGAATTTCTAGTCCAAGAAGCGATAAGCTCAGGACGGTCTATTGCCAGCATAGCCAGAGACAACGGCATCAACCAGAACCTATTGCACAACTGGAAACGAGAACAAAAAGCCAAACAAGCCCAAACCGACCAAATACCCGCACTTATTGACAATGACGCTTACCGCAATACACCAACATTCATCCCTGTCAGTGTACAGCCAAAACCAAACCGTGAGCAAATCACCGATTTCATCACATCTAGGTCATCAGTCCTGACAGGTATAGAACTACAAATTCCCAGCCACAACACAATGCCCATAAAACTCACTATCGACCAAATCGACACACACAGCCTACTCGAACTACTGCGGGGGCTACAATGA
- a CDS encoding heavy metal response regulator transcription factor, with translation MKVLLVEDEKNLGEYIKKGLTEAGFIVDHHMTGLDGYHALMTEDFSVVVMDVMLPDVSGFELIQRYRAAGKHTPVLFLTAKDDLSDRIKGIEIGGDDYLTKPFAFAELIVRIKSLLRRANQSDYKSSVIHMADLKMDIAKRTVYRGDTNIKLTAKEFALLQFFLERQGEVLPRTVIASQVWDINFDSDTNVIDVAIRRLRIKIDDGFDTKLIHTVRGMGYRLEPLNVGADSSMGDDDTNKDDLK, from the coding sequence ATGAAAGTACTGTTAGTAGAAGATGAGAAAAACCTTGGAGAATATATTAAGAAAGGCTTAACTGAGGCCGGTTTCATCGTGGATCATCACATGACAGGTTTAGATGGCTATCATGCGTTAATGACTGAAGATTTTAGTGTGGTGGTGATGGATGTGATGCTGCCTGACGTCAGCGGCTTTGAGCTGATACAGCGCTACCGTGCTGCTGGAAAGCATACGCCTGTTTTATTTTTAACCGCTAAAGATGATTTAAGCGATCGGATTAAGGGCATTGAAATTGGTGGCGATGATTATCTGACCAAACCTTTTGCTTTTGCCGAGCTAATTGTCCGAATAAAAAGCCTATTGCGGCGTGCCAATCAATCAGACTATAAAAGCTCTGTCATACATATGGCTGACCTAAAAATGGATATTGCTAAACGCACTGTATATAGAGGCGATACCAACATAAAATTGACTGCTAAAGAATTTGCTTTATTACAATTTTTCTTAGAACGTCAAGGTGAGGTACTGCCACGCACTGTGATTGCCTCACAAGTATGGGACATAAATTTTGACAGTGATACAAATGTCATTGACGTGGCTATAAGACGGCTACGGATAAAAATCGATGATGGTTTTGACACCAAGCTTATTCACACAGTACGCGGTATGGGCTATCGATTAGAGCCACTGAATGTCGGAGCAGACAGTAGCATGGGCGACGATGACACCAACAAAGATGATCTAAAATAA
- a CDS encoding BrnA antitoxin family protein, with the protein MSKIVTRSIDLTNPPKLSKEAKARLAKLNEADIDYYDIPPLTDEFWANAVSNPLYKPTKQIATVRIDSDVLLWLKSPGKGYQTRMNAILRQAMLTELTELAETH; encoded by the coding sequence ATGAGCAAAATCGTTACTCGAAGTATTGATTTAACCAATCCGCCTAAATTAAGCAAAGAAGCAAAGGCTCGTCTTGCTAAATTAAATGAGGCAGACATTGACTATTATGATATCCCACCGTTGACGGATGAATTTTGGGCGAACGCTGTTAGCAATCCGCTTTATAAGCCAACCAAACAAATCGCCACGGTACGCATAGACAGTGACGTATTGCTATGGCTCAAGTCTCCAGGCAAGGGCTATCAAACTCGGATGAATGCTATTTTAAGACAGGCCATGTTGACTGAGTTGACTGAGTTGGCAGAAACGCATTAG
- a CDS encoding copper resistance system multicopper oxidase — MNKQNILNRRRFLTGSSAVLGASLMPTIASSALGQSSRSGSQGATINSDQNVHKVPVLTGKEFDLYVSKQSVIVNGKKSMATLINDSLPAPTLKMREGDTVVIRVHNQMDESTSIHWHGLLVPFEMDGVPGISFDGIPAHSTFTYKFKLKQSGTYWYHSHSGFQEQTGMLGAIVIEPKGRERHPIDEDHVIVLSDWTSRNPHNLLKLLKQRADFDNYHLPDFKKLLADIAETDLKTAFDKRKMWNQMRMMPTDFTDLSGENTFTYLINGKTTAANWAQIVKAGQRVKLRFINASAQTIFDVRIPGLKMTVVATDGIDVAPVAIDDFRIGVAETYDVIVTPTKDAHTIFAQNIDRSGYVAATLATKEGARAATPAMDKIEWLTMADMMGAMGANGYKAKHAKTEYDFKSDMRVDSPRMNLDDPGINLRNINREVLNYSQLRSVDEAIFAEQRKPTREIELHLTGNMERYIWAFDGVKFSEATPVNIKPNERVRITLVNDTMMNHPMHLHGMWSDLRMPNGEFQVRKHTIMVQPAQKISFDVTGEAGRWAWHCHLLYHMEAGMFREVAVV, encoded by the coding sequence ATGAATAAACAGAACATACTGAACCGCCGACGTTTTTTAACCGGATCCTCTGCTGTCCTTGGTGCCTCCTTGATGCCGACTATTGCTAGTAGCGCATTGGGACAATCGAGTCGCTCAGGCAGTCAGGGCGCTACGATTAATAGTGATCAAAACGTTCATAAAGTACCTGTATTGACCGGCAAAGAGTTTGATTTATACGTCAGTAAACAGTCCGTTATTGTGAACGGCAAAAAGAGCATGGCGACGCTCATCAATGATTCACTACCAGCACCGACGCTAAAAATGCGTGAAGGCGATACGGTGGTGATACGTGTTCATAACCAGATGGATGAATCAACCTCTATTCATTGGCACGGACTACTAGTACCGTTTGAGATGGACGGGGTGCCGGGCATTAGCTTTGATGGTATTCCTGCGCACAGCACCTTTACTTATAAATTCAAATTAAAACAATCAGGCACTTATTGGTATCACTCACACAGTGGGTTCCAAGAACAAACCGGTATGCTGGGTGCCATTGTGATTGAACCTAAAGGGCGTGAGCGTCATCCTATCGACGAAGACCATGTGATCGTGCTTAGCGATTGGACCAGCCGCAACCCGCATAATCTCTTGAAGCTGCTCAAACAGCGCGCCGACTTTGACAACTACCATCTACCAGACTTCAAAAAATTGCTTGCTGATATTGCCGAAACGGATCTGAAAACCGCGTTTGATAAGCGCAAAATGTGGAATCAGATGCGCATGATGCCCACTGATTTTACGGACTTGTCGGGTGAAAACACATTTACCTACCTTATCAATGGCAAAACGACCGCAGCTAATTGGGCACAAATCGTCAAAGCAGGACAGCGCGTTAAATTACGCTTTATCAATGCCTCAGCACAAACTATCTTTGATGTGCGCATACCCGGTCTCAAAATGACTGTGGTGGCAACCGATGGCATTGATGTCGCCCCAGTTGCGATTGATGACTTTCGCATAGGCGTGGCTGAAACCTATGATGTCATTGTCACCCCGACCAAAGATGCGCATACCATATTTGCCCAAAACATAGACCGTTCGGGCTATGTCGCAGCAACGCTTGCCACCAAAGAAGGTGCTCGTGCGGCAACGCCTGCTATGGACAAAATTGAATGGCTCACCATGGCAGATATGATGGGTGCTATGGGTGCTAATGGTTATAAAGCTAAGCACGCTAAAACAGAATATGACTTTAAGTCTGATATGCGTGTGGACAGTCCACGTATGAACCTTGACGATCCAGGTATCAACCTGCGCAATATTAATAGAGAGGTATTGAATTATAGTCAGCTACGCTCTGTCGATGAGGCAATATTTGCGGAGCAGCGCAAGCCTACCCGAGAGATCGAGCTACATTTAACCGGTAACATGGAGCGCTATATTTGGGCGTTTGATGGGGTTAAGTTCAGTGAGGCCACGCCGGTCAATATTAAGCCGAATGAGCGCGTCCGTATCACCTTAGTCAATGACACAATGATGAATCATCCGATGCATTTACATGGGATGTGGAGCGATTTGCGCATGCCTAACGGCGAGTTTCAGGTGCGCAAGCATACTATTATGGTGCAACCGGCACAAAAAATTAGCTTTGATGTCACAGGAGAAGCTGGTCGATGGGCATGGCATTGTCATCTGCTCTATCACATGGAAGCCGGTATGTTTAGAGAAGTGGCGGTCGTTTAA
- the tnpB gene encoding IS66 family insertion sequence element accessory protein TnpB (TnpB, as the term is used for proteins encoded by IS66 family insertion elements, is considered an accessory protein, since TnpC, encoded by a neighboring gene, is a DDE family transposase.) encodes MNPLINPQQIWLSTAAMDMRSGSNKLLAFILQHHPGIRPNCAYLFYNKAGTRLKILIHDGLGIWLCTRALDDGKFHGLGERLMRHHSAPNPTTGLTISHEQFNALISGLPWHNLGKDILTPLT; translated from the coding sequence ATGAACCCCCTTATCAACCCCCAACAAATATGGCTATCCACCGCTGCCATGGACATGCGAAGTGGCAGTAATAAACTACTCGCCTTCATCCTACAGCACCACCCAGGCATCCGCCCAAACTGTGCCTACCTATTTTACAACAAAGCAGGCACCCGGCTAAAAATACTCATCCATGACGGCCTGGGCATATGGCTATGCACCCGAGCACTGGATGATGGCAAATTTCACGGACTTGGCGAACGCCTCATGCGACATCACAGTGCACCTAACCCAACCACAGGACTCACCATCAGCCATGAACAATTCAATGCCCTGATTAGTGGTTTGCCTTGGCACAACCTAGGCAAAGACATACTCACCCCTCTGACCTAA
- a CDS encoding type II toxin-antitoxin system RelE/ParE family toxin produces MIVNFACDKTKTLFTTGNTRHFSSIKKVAERKLLQLDNAITLEDLRSPPGNHLEALFGDREGQHSIRINDQWRICFVWTQEGPTEVEIVDYHR; encoded by the coding sequence ATGATTGTTAATTTTGCATGTGATAAAACTAAAACACTTTTTACAACAGGCAACACACGTCATTTCTCTTCAATTAAAAAAGTTGCTGAAAGAAAATTATTGCAATTAGATAATGCGATTACTTTAGAAGACTTGCGTTCTCCGCCAGGTAATCACCTTGAAGCCCTATTTGGCGACAGAGAAGGTCAGCACAGTATTCGAATCAATGATCAATGGCGGATCTGCTTTGTATGGACACAAGAAGGTCCGACAGAAGTAGAAATTGTAGATTACCATCGATAG
- a CDS encoding c-type cytochrome yields MKFLLGALFTVFVAIVGAFAIVTSGVVNVGADQEHSPMIFSFLETARNRSIANASKDIVVPDLEKVDISSGGADYKDMCAGCHLSPGVDKTDFSENLYPKPPNFTKAEIVKRYQTADGAKQSFWAIKHGIMASGMPAWGASHDDARMWAMVAFIRSLPKLDEAQYTMLTTRIDGDMMDMSFDGDMNMSDDGSGMQH; encoded by the coding sequence ATGAAATTTTTATTGGGTGCGCTCTTTACCGTATTTGTGGCAATCGTTGGCGCGTTTGCGATTGTCACCAGTGGCGTTGTCAATGTGGGAGCAGACCAAGAGCATAGCCCAATGATTTTTAGCTTTTTGGAAACCGCTCGCAATCGTTCCATAGCAAATGCCAGTAAAGATATTGTGGTACCAGATTTAGAGAAGGTCGATATCAGCTCTGGGGGCGCGGACTATAAGGATATGTGTGCAGGTTGTCACTTATCTCCGGGAGTGGACAAAACTGACTTTAGCGAAAACTTATATCCAAAGCCACCTAACTTCACTAAGGCTGAGATCGTCAAACGTTATCAAACAGCGGACGGTGCAAAGCAAAGCTTTTGGGCAATCAAACACGGAATTATGGCTTCGGGAATGCCTGCATGGGGCGCCTCTCATGATGACGCTAGAATGTGGGCAATGGTTGCTTTTATCAGATCGTTACCTAAATTAGATGAAGCTCAGTACACGATGCTAACCACTAGGATAGATGGCGATATGATGGACATGTCATTTGATGGTGATATGAATATGTCGGATGATGGATCTGGAATGCAGCATTAA
- a CDS encoding BrnT family toxin, with translation MNFSWDENKAASNLEKHSISFDEAMLVFADLFLLMSQDRIENGEMRWQSIGEIEGIAVILVAHTWFDDDGEEYIRIISARPADKKEKRRYEQNRYSKY, from the coding sequence ATGAATTTTTCTTGGGATGAGAATAAGGCTGCCAGTAATCTTGAAAAACATAGCATTAGTTTCGATGAAGCCATGCTCGTATTTGCTGACCTTTTTCTTTTGATGAGCCAAGATAGAATCGAAAATGGTGAGATGCGATGGCAAAGTATCGGAGAAATTGAAGGCATTGCTGTTATTCTGGTTGCCCATACTTGGTTTGATGATGACGGTGAGGAGTATATCCGTATTATTTCAGCCCGTCCTGCAGATAAAAAGGAGAAAAGACGTTATGAGCAAAATCGTTACTCGAAGTATTGA
- a CDS encoding DUF411 domain-containing protein, translating into MRHYTHVFSNGHNWLSGRVLLLVVTSSLSLTLAACSQSNISGSDSQPVKVEQSAAQNAQVQNESSAPANAPVNSSSSLLKNVSATVYKDANCGCCKEWVGYAEGNGLNATTHDVADLSLFKERYGVPQQMRSCHTTVTTDGFVFEGHVPAKHMAEFLANPPAQAIGLAVPNMPVGSPGMEYEGKFMPYKVMQLNKDGTTEVYAAIESPQQQL; encoded by the coding sequence ATGAGACATTACACACATGTGTTTTCTAATGGACATAACTGGTTATCCGGTCGTGTCCTTTTATTGGTGGTGACATCGTCACTCTCGTTAACGCTAGCCGCTTGCAGCCAATCTAATATCAGTGGCTCTGATTCTCAACCAGTAAAGGTTGAACAGTCTGCTGCCCAGAATGCACAAGTACAGAATGAAAGTTCTGCTCCTGCAAATGCTCCCGTTAACAGCTCGTCATCATTACTCAAAAACGTCTCAGCCACGGTTTATAAAGATGCCAACTGCGGCTGCTGCAAAGAGTGGGTAGGCTATGCAGAAGGTAATGGATTAAACGCAACCACGCACGATGTTGCAGATCTATCCTTATTTAAGGAGCGTTATGGCGTACCACAGCAAATGCGTTCTTGTCATACCACCGTTACCACCGACGGTTTTGTCTTTGAAGGGCATGTCCCTGCTAAACACATGGCTGAATTCTTAGCAAATCCTCCTGCACAAGCTATTGGACTTGCTGTACCGAATATGCCGGTTGGTAGCCCAGGTATGGAGTATGAAGGTAAATTCATGCCTTATAAGGTAATGCAGCTTAATAAAGACGGCACCACAGAAGTCTATGCCGCTATTGAGTCTCCTCAGCAGCAGCTGTAG